GCATCTGATCCTTCATGACTTCACTCTGGAGCTTCATCAGCTCCATCTGCTCCTGCTGAAGCTTTTTGAGCTTCTTCTCATCCTTGGCGGCCTGTGCCTCCTTGTACTTCTTCTGGAACTCTTTGCTCTTCTTCTGGAGCCTCTTCATCTTTTCCTGGTCGACCAGGAGGTAGTTCAGCAGGGTGAAAAAGGCACCCAGTATTATCCCTGATACCGTAACCACCACTATTGGATGGTATGCCTGTATCATGGGTCCAAACAGATCATCAAGGAATGTGTATATCCCCTCAAGCATATTCTCCCACCGCCAGATTCAGTACTTCAACAAGCTCATGAACG
This window of the Thermococcus thermotolerans genome carries:
- a CDS encoding DUF106 domain-containing protein, translated to MLEGIYTFLDDLFGPMIQAYHPIVVVTVSGIILGAFFTLLNYLLVDQEKMKRLQKKSKEFQKKYKEAQAAKDEKKLKKLQQEQMELMKLQSEVMKDQMLKVTLFTLPIFWIFFGWLRRWYVEVGIVKSPFNFFIFDWFHSLYRSGLPANELGYVGWYIMTSMITGYILRKLLDMG